DNA sequence from the Brevundimonas sp. NIBR10 genome:
GGCCTGTCGATCCAGCCGGGCGACGAGATCATCGTCTCGGAGATGGAGCACCACTCCAACATCGTGCCCTGGCATTTCCTGCGCGAACGGCATGGAGCAGTGCTGAAATGGATCCCGGTGCTGGACGACGGGTCGCTGGACATGGCGGCCTATGCCGAAATGCTGGGGCCGAAGACCCGGGTCGTGTCCGTCACCCATATGTCGAACGTGCTGGGGACAATCAATCCGGTCGCGGAGATCACGCGGTTGGCCCATGCGGCCGGAGCCCGCGTCCTGATCGACGGGTGCCAGGGGGCGGTTCACGCCTCGCCGGACGTGCAGGCGATCGGCTGCGACTGGTATGTCTTGACCGGGCACAAGCTGTTCGGTCCGACCGGGATCGGCGCGCTGTACGGCACGGCCGAGGCGCTGGAGAGCCTGCCGCCCTATCAGGGCGGGGGCGAGATGATCGCCGTTGTCGAAAAGCAACGGATCACCTATGCCGCCCCGCCGCACCGGTTCGAGGCGGGGACGCCACCGATCCTGGAGGCGATCGGTCTGGGGGCGGCGCTGACGTGGCTGTCGGCCTTCGACCGGGTGGCGGTCGCGGCGCATGAGCACGCTTTGTACGACCACGTCCGCAGCCGCACCGAGGGCCTGAATTGGTTGCGGGAGCTTGGCACGGCGGATGGGAAGGGCGCGATGTTCACCTTTACGGTCGAGGGCGTTCACGCCCATGACCTGGCCCAGATCATGGACCGGTATGGTGTCGCCGTGCGGGCCGGGATCCACTGCTGCGAGCCGCTGGCGAAGCGATTTGGCGTGACGTCGAGCACACGCGCCAGCTTCGCCCTATATAATACGACGGAGGACGCCGACGCCTTCGTGGATGCGCTGATCCGGGCGCGCGAGTTCTTTGTGTGATGACAGACGAGACGATTTCAAAGACCGACGTTGCCGGCGCAGACGCCTTCGCCGCCGCTTGGGACGAGCCCCAGACGAGCGCCCTGTCGCAGGCCGAGCTCAATACCCTGACCGACGACCTGATCGAGGCGCTGAAGACCGTCTATGATCCGGAAATCCCGGTCGACATCTATGAGCTGGGCCTGATCTACAAGGTCGATGTCAACGACGACCGCGACGTGATCGTCGAGATGACTCTGACGGCACCCGGTTGCCCCGTCGCCGGCGAGATGCCGGGCTGGGTCGAGGACGCGGTGATGAAGGTGCCGTCGGTCAAGTCGGCGCGTGCCAACCTGGTGTTCGACCCGCCGTGGGACTCCTCCAAGATGAGCGACGAGGCCAAGCTGGCCCTGAACATGTTCTGAGGCACTGCCGATGACCGAACTCCAGACCACGACCCGCCTCCGCCGTCCCCGCCCCAAGGCCGTGACCCTGACCGACGCTGCCGCAGAGCGCGTGCAGGAGATCATGACCAACGCGGACAAGCCCTACATCGCCCTGCGCGTCGGGGTGAAGAACGGCGGCTGCGCGGGTCAGGAATATACCTTCGCCTATGCCGAGACGATCGAGCCGATGGACGAGGTGGTGGAGGACAAGGGGGTCACCATCCTGATCGACCCCAAGGCGATCCTGTTCCTGATCGGGTCCGAGATCGACTACGAGACGACCAAGCTGGCGTCCAAATTCGTGTTCCGCAATCCGAACCAGACCGACGCCTGCGGCTGCGGCGAGAGCGTGACGATCATCCCGGCCGCTGCGCTGGACGCCTGACCCCGTGGCCGCGCGCGATCCCGATTTCGAGGAATGGGTGCGTGAGCACCTGGCGGGTCTCGGTCCGCTGGAGTTCAAGCGGATGTTCGGGGCCGGGGCGGTCTATTCGCACGGCTTGATCTTCGCCCTGCTGGACGACGGCCTGATCTGGCTCAAGGCGGACGAGACGACCGTACCGGCGTTGGAGGCCGCAGGGTCGCGTCAGTTCACCTATCCCGGCAAGGACGGGGCGGTGATGGGCCTGGGTTACTGGAGCCTGCCTGAAAGCGCGGTCGATGATCCGGACGAGGCCGTTCGCTGGGCCCGCGAGGCCATCGATGTCGCGCTGCGCAAGGCGGCGGCAAAGACTGCGAAATCGCGAAAGGGCGGCGCGGCGAACGCCGACATTAAATCGAGGTCATGACGTCGAGTTAAAATGACTTGGGCGGTGCCTGCGCGCATTTTCTCCTCAGAGCCGGAGAGGAAACCGCCATGAATTTCGCCGTCGTCGCCACCGCCGCATCCATCGCCGCCCTGGGGCTGATAGCCGTCGCGCCGCCCGCCAGCGCCAAGGAAGTTCCCGAGGTCCAAGTGCGCCACGCCGTGGCCCGGATGGTCGTCATCGTCGAGGACCGCACCGACGTCGCGGTCGAGATCGAGGGCGGCACGGCAGGCCTGCCGCGCCCGACCGTGACCCGCCGCGGCGACGAGATCCGTATCGACGGCGAGCTGGGCAGAAATGCCGTGCGGAACTGCGAGGGCGGCGCCGGCGGTCCCGGTGGCCAGCCGGGCCAGACGTCTTCGGTCGAGGTCAGGAACCACGGACGGGTCCAGGTCAGCGCAGCGCCGCTGATCGTGGTGCGTACGCCCCGCCAGGTCGAGGTGTCGGTCAGTGATGGTTCGGCCGTCTTCGGTGCCGTCGGACGGGGTGCCACATCCATCTCTCTGTCCAACTCGGGATGCGGCGATTGGACCGTGGCCAACACCAGCGGTGAGCTCGACGTGTCCCTCGCCGGATCGGGCGACGTCTGGGCAGGCGACGCAGGCAGCCTTGACGTCTCGCTCGCCGGATCGGGACGGGTCTCGGCCGGGGCGACGCGCTCGCTCGAGGTGGCGATCGCCGGGTCCGGCAGCGTGACGGCCCGCCAGGTCGATGGGCCCGTGGACGCCAGCATCGCCGGATCGGGCGACGTGGTCGTTCGCGGCGACGCCGGTCGGCTGGACGCCAGTATCGCCGGCTCGGGCAGTGTCATCGTGCGGGGCCGCGTCGCCAGCATCGATTCCAGCATCATGGGATCGGGAGACGTCCGCGCCGGATCGGTCGCCGGTTCTGTGTCCCAGAACTCGGTCGGCTCGGGCCGGGTCCGGGTCGGCTCCTGAAGGAATCACACGCCGCCGATCCGTCAGGATCGGAGAGGTGGATAAGACGGGCAAAACCGTCACCATGGGTCCTGACTGGGCATTTCCGGTCAGGACCTTTTTCGTATGTCTCGACTGTTCGCGGCCTCGCTGGCCGCCGTGTCCCTGATCTCGGCCGCCGGTGCCGCCGCCACAACCCAGGCACCGCCTTCCAAGCCGCCGGAGGGCCTGACCTGGTTCGTACTGAACGAGATCAACAGCTTCTACCTCGACCGCGATGACCCGACGAATCGGCCCGCGCTGGTAACGGAGGTGCCCGAGGGGGTGCTGGTCCCGGTCGACATCAGCAAGGACGGCCATGCCGATTGGCTGATCAACTGGCCCGACTCGAGCCAGTTCTGCGGGACCGGGGGATGCGCGCGCACCCTCTATGTCAGCACCGCGTATGCGGACGGCCCGGTCACCGATGTCGAGGGCGGCGTCCATGCCTATGGCTTCGTCCGGGCCTTTGATCGCCAGGGCGGCACCCTCGATATCCGCGAGGTGAACGGCGAGGTCCGGGTCGAATCGTCCTTCCACCACCTGAACTGCGAGGACACGCGCGAAGACTGCCGCCTGGCCTGGGGTTGGGACCCGCGCGCGGGCGCGCTGGTCGAGCGGCCGTCAAGCGACGGCAATCACATCCTGCTCGGCGCCGGCCAGTCGCCGGTGGACGTGGACGACAGCGAGGACGGTCCGGACTGGGTTCCGGCAGCCCTGTCGGAGTTGCGCACCGCGGGCCGGAAGGTCTGCCCCAGCGCCGAGGACGAGGCGCTGACGATGTTCGTCTATCCCTCGCTCAGCGAAATTCCCGACCTGAACGGTGACGGCGTCCGCGACTGGGTCATCGGACCACCCGCGAGTTGCACAGGCGACTCACAGGGATACAGCTTCCAGGTCTGGGTCTCCGACGGCCCGGGTCATGGACCGAACGGGCGGGGAGGGCCCGCGGTGATGGCCTATCAGGGCGCGCCCGGCCGCTGGGTGAACATCGACGTCGCGCCGACGCCGGCCCGGCTGATCGACGCGCCCGACTGCGAGTACGGCAAGGTCTGCACGGGCGTGAGCCTGCGCTGGGACGCGGGGACGAAGCGGCTGGTGCGATAGGGAGAGCCGGGCAGGGGGAGGAGTCAGAATCCCGACCCCGCCTCAGTTTCGCCGCTTGACGAAACGGGACTCAATCGTCATAAGCGCCAACTCTTGTTGGACCGGCTGTGCAGAGCAATCTGCAGACGCGGTTCGCAGGAACGACCTGAGTTACCGTTCTTTGTAGCGACTTAGGACTTCAACGGCCTTCGCGGGGAACTGCGTGGGCCGATCGTTTTTGCGAAACGTGCGTCCCTGATGGGGTTTCCCCTGAAGGCTTCGGTCTTTGAAATGGTTCACAGGGACGCAGGTTCGCCTGCTTGGGAAATACAACCGATATGGATCAAAGCATCCGCATCAGGCTGAAGGCCTTCGATCACCGCGTCCTCGACTTTTCGACGCGTGAAATCGTCAACACGGCCAAGCGCACCGGCGCGACCGTTCGCGGTCCGATTCCGCTGCCCACCCTGATCGAAAAGTTCACCGTGAACCGCTCGCCGCACGTCGACAAGAAGTCGCGCGAGCAGTTTGAAATCCGCACGCACAAGCGTGTCCTCGACATCGTCGACCCCACCCCGCAGACCGTGGACGCGCTCATGAAGCTCGACCTGTCCGCCGGTGTGGACGTCGAGATCAAGATTTAACGAAGAAAGAGGCGGGATCCGATGCGCACGGGCGTGATCGCCAAGAAGCTGGGCATGACCCGCGTGTTCGCCGATGACGGCGCGCACGTTCCGGTCACTGTGCTCCAGCTCGACGACTGTCAGGTCGTCGGCCAACGCACTCAGGAGCGGGACGGCTATGTCGCCCTGCAGCTGGGTGCCGGGGCCAAGAAGGCAAGGAACACCAACAAGGCTCAACGCACGACCTTCGCGAACGCGGAAGTCGAGCCCAAGCATGTCGTCACCGAGTTCCGCGTGTCGGAAAACGCGATGATCGACGTCGGTTCGACCCTGACGGCCGACCACTTCGTCGCCGGCCAGAAGGTCGACATCCAGGGCGAGACGATCGGCAAGGGCTTCGCCGGCGGTATGAAGCGCTGGAACTTCGGCGGTCTGCGGGCCACCCACGGCGTCTCGGTCTCGCACCGTTCGCTGGGTTCGACCGGCCAACGCCAAGACCCCGGCAAGACCTTCAAGGGCAAGAAGATGGCGGGTCAGCTCGGTAACGAGACGATCACCACCCAGAACCTGACGGTCGTCCGTGTCGACGCCGAGCGCGGCCTGATCCTGGTCAAGGGCGCTGTCCCCGGCCACGAAGGGTCGTGGGTCAAGGTCCGCGATGCGCACAAGAAGCCGTTCGCCGACCTGCCGTTCCCCGGTTCGTTCAAGACCAAGGGTGCCGCTGCTGCTCCGGCCGCCGCCGAAACCCCCGCTGAAGAGGCTCCGGCCGCTGAAGCAGCCGAAGGCGGTGAAGCGTAATGAAACTCTCAGTCATCAAACTCGACGGCGCTGCCGCTGGTGACGTGGAACTGTCCGATGTCGTTTTCGGCATCACCGACATCCGCGGCGACCTGCTGGCCCGCTACGTCAACTGGCAACTGGCCAAACGCCGCGCCGGTACCCACAAGGTCCAGACCCGGAACGAGAATTCTCGCACCGGCAAGAAGATGTACAAGCAAAAGGGCACCGGCGGCGCTCGTCACGGTTCGCGCCGTGCCCCGCAGTTCGTCGGTGGTTCGCGCGCTTTCGGCCCGGTCGTTCGCGATCACGGCTTTGATCTTCCCAAGAAGGTCCGCGCCTTGGCCCTGCGTCACGCCCTGTCGTCCAAGGTGAAGTCGGGCGGCCTCGTCGTCGTCGACAGCCTGTCGCTGGACGCGGTCAAGACCTCGGCCCTGCGCGACACCTTCGGCAAGCTCGGCTGGACCAAGACGCTGATCATCGCCGGCCCCGAAGTCGACACCAACTTCGCCCTGGCGTCGCGGAACATTCCGCACATCAACGTCCTGCCGAACGCCGGCCTGAACGTCTATGACATCCTGCGCGCCGACACCCTGGTGTTGTCGAAGTCGGCCGTCGAGGCGATCGAGGCGACCTACGCCGACTACAAGCCCTCGCGTCGCGAGCAAGCCCAGAAGGAAGCCGCGTAATGGCCGCCGCTCCCACCGCCAAACACTACGACACCATCCTGGCCCCGGTGATCACCGAGAAAGCCACGATCCTGTCGGAGCAGAACAAGGTCGTCTTCCGCGTCGCCGGCACGTCCACCAAGGACGAAATCGCCGCTGCGGTCGAAAGCCTGTTCAAGGTCAACGTCCTGAAGGTCAACACTCTGGTGACCAAGGGCAAGACCAAGCGCTTCCGCGGCATCATGGGCCGTCGGGTCGACATCAAAAAAGCGATCGTGACCCTGGCCGAAGGCCAGTCGATCGACGTCACGACGGGGCTCTAAACAGATGGCCTTGAAAACATACAATCCGACATCGCCGGGCCGTCGCGCCCTGGTGCTGATCGACCGCTCGGAGCTCTTCAAGGGCCGTCCCGAGAAGTCGCTGACCGAAGGCCTGACCAAGTCGGGCGGACGTGGTCAGGGCGGTCGCATCGCCGTCCGCTTCCGCGGCGGCGGCGCCAAGCGCCTGTATCGCAAGATCGACTTCAAGCGTCGCAAGTTCATGACCGCGACGGTCGAGCGCCTGGAGTACGATCCGAACCGGACCGCCTTCATCGCCCTCATCACCTATGAGGACGGCGAAAAGGCCTACATCGTCGCGCCGCAACGCCTGAAGGCGGGCGACACGATCGTGGCCGGCGAGAAGACCGACGTGAAGCCGGGCAACGCCATGCCGCTGCGCTCCATGCCGGTCGGAACGATCATCCACTGCGTCGAGATGAAGCCGGGCAAGGGCGCTCAGCTGGCCCGTTCGGCCGGTGCCTACGCCCAGCTGGTCGGTCGCGATCAGGGCTACGCCCAGATCCGTCTCGGCTCGGGCGAACTGCGCATGGTCCTGGACGGCTGCATGGCCACGGTGGGCGCCGTTTCGAACGCCGACCACATGAACCAGAACCTGGGCAAGGCCGGTCGCGTCCGTCACATGGGCTTCCGCCCGCACGTTCGCGGCGTCGCCATGAACCCGGTCGATCACCCGCACGGTGGCGGCGAAGGCCGCACCTCCGGTGGCCGCACCCCCGTCACGCCGTGGGGTAAGGACACCAAAGGCACCCGTACCCGCAAGAACAAGGCGACGGACAAGTTCATCATCCGTACCCGCCACGTTAAGAAGGCTCGCTAAAGATGGCCCGCTCCTCCTGGAAAGGCCCGTTCGTCGACGGGTATCTGCTCAAGAAGGCCGACGCCGTTCAGACGTCGGGCCGCAAGGACGTGATCAAGACTTGGTCGCGCCGCTCCACCATCCTGCCGCAGTTCGTCGGTCTGACGTTCGGTGTCCATAACGGTCACAAGCACGTCCCCGTGCACGTGAACGAGGACATGGTCGGCATGAAACTGGGCGAGTTCTCGCCCACCCGTTCGTTCCCCGGCCACGCCGCGGACAAGAAAGCGAAGCGGAAGTAGTCATGCCCAAGACCAACAACACCCGCCGCGTCGGCGCAACGGAGGCCCGCGCCAAGCTGGTCAACGTTCGCATCAGCCCCCAGAAGCTGAACCTGGTCGCCGCCTCGATCCGCGGCCTGCCGGTCCAGAAGGCGCTGAACGAGCTGGAATTCAGCCGCAAGCGCATCTCTGACGACGTCCGCAAGGTCCTGTATTCGGCCGTGTCGAACGCCGAGAACAACCACAACCTCGACATCGACAACCTCGTCGTCGCCGAGGCCTTCGTGGGCAAGAACCTGGTGATGAAGCGTTTCGCGAGCCGTGCTCGTGGTCGCTCGTCGCGTATCCTGAAACCGTTCAGCGAGATCACCATCGTGGTCCGTGAAGCCGGCGAGGCCGCCTGATGGGTCAGAAAATCAATCCGATCGGTTTCCGCCTCGGCGTGAACCGTACCTGGGACAGCCGCTGGTTCGCCGACGGCCCGTCCTACGCTCGCCTGCTGCACCAGGACATCAAGCTGCGCACCTGGCTGCGTGAGCGCCTGAACGCCGCCGGCGTCTCGCGCATCATCATCGAGCGTCCGCACAAGAAGTGCCGTGTGACGATCTATGCCGCCCGTCCGGGTGTCGTGATCGGCAAGAAGGGCGCCGACATCGAGAAGCTCCGCAAGGACATCTCGGCCCGCACCGAAGGCGAAGTTCACCTGAACATCGTCGAAGTGCGCAAGCCCGAGACCGACGCCCAGCTGATCGCCGAGAACATCGCGCAGCAGTTGGAACGCCGGATCGCCTTCCGTCGCGCCATGAAGCGTTCGATGCAGGCCGCCATGCGCCTGGGTGCCAAGGGCGTCCGGATCAACGTCTCGGGTCGCCTCGGCGGTGCCGAAATCGCCCGGATGGAATGGTATCGCGAAGGTCGCGTGCCGTTGCACACCCTGCGCGCCGACATCGACTACGGCTTCATCGAGGCCAAGACGACCTACGGCATCATCGGTGTGAAGGTCTGGGTCTTCAAGGGTGAAGTCCTGGAACATGATCCGATGGCGCAGGACAAGCGTTGGGCTCTGGAAGCCGCCGGTCCGTCGTCGAACGAAGGCCGTGGTGGTGATCGCGGTGGTCGTAACGACCGTGGTCAGCGTCGTGGGCGTGAGGGCTAAGTCATGCTGCAACCGAAGAAAACTCAATACCGCAAGGCCTTCAAGGGCCGTATCCACGGTGCCGCCAAGGGTGGCTTCTCGCTGAACTTCGGGTCCTATGGCCTGAAGACGCTGGAGCCGGAACGCATCACGGCGCGTCAGATCGAGGCGGCCCGCCGCGCGATCACCCGTCAGATGAAGCGCCAGGGCCGTGTCTGGATCCGCATCTTCCCGGACCTGCCGGTCTCGGGCAAGCCTGCCGAAGTCCGCATGGGCAAGGGCAAGGGCGCGGTGGATCACTGGGCGGCGCGCTGCCACCCCGGCCGGATCCTGTTTGAAATCGACGGCGTCGCCGACGACGTGGCCCGCGAGGCCCTGCGTCTGGGTGCCGCCAAGCTGCCGGTCCGCACCAAGGTGGTCACCCGCCTGGACGCCGGTATCGCTCACGTGGAGCACGTCGCCTGATGACCAAGATCGCTGATCTGCGCTCGCAGACGCCGGACCAGCTGGGCGACCAGCTGCTCTCGCTGAAGAAAGAGCAATTCAACCTGCGCTTCCAGGCCGCCACCGGCCAGATGGAAAAGACTCACCGCGTCGGTGAAGTCCGCAAAGACATCGCCCGCATCTCCACGCTTCTGCGTGAGAAGCGTTCGGCTTCGTAAGGAAACACCATGCCCAAACGTATCCTGGAAGGTGTGGTTGTGTCCGACAAGGGCGACAAGACCGTCGTCGTCGTCGTCCAACGCACGCTGCTGCACCCGGTCATGAAAAAGATCGTGCGCCTGTCCAAGAAATACCACGCCCACGACGAAGCGAACGCCTTCAAGGAAGGCGACGTCGCCCGCATTCGCGAGTGTGCTCCCAAGTCCAAGCTGAAGCGCTGGGAGGTCCTCTCGAAGGACACCCCGGCCTCGGCGTCGTAATCAGAAGGATCTGACACTATGATCCAGATGCAAACTAACCTGGAAGTGGCCGACAATTCGGGCGCCCGCCGGGTCATGTGCATCAAGGTGCTCGGCGGCGCTAAGCGTCGCTACGCCTCGGTCGGAGACACCATCGTCGCTTCGGTGAAGGAAGCGATCCCGCGCGGCCGCGTGAAGAAAGGCGAGGTCGTTCGCGCCATCGTCGTTCGCACCGCCAAGGACATCCAGCGCAAGGACGGTTCCGTCATTCGCTTCGACAAGTCCGCCGCCGTCATCGTCAACAAGCAGAACGAGCCGGTCGGCACGCGGATCTTTGGCCCTGTTCCCCGTGAACTGCGCGCCAAGAACCACATGAAGATCATCTCGCTGGCTCCGGAGGTCCTGTAGTCATGGCCGCCAAGATCAAGAAGGGCGACCGCGTCGTCGTCCTGGCAGGTAAAGACAAGGGCCGCACCGGCTCGGTCACCAAGGTCCTGCCGACCGAAAACCGCGTCCTGGTTCAGGGCGTGAACATGGTGCAGCGTCACACGCGTCCGTCGCAAGGCGACCCGCAGGGCGGCATCAAGAACAAGGAAGCCTCGCTTCACCTGTCGAACGTCGCGATCGCCGACGCCAACGGCAAGGCGACCCGCGTCGGCTTCCGCGTCGAGGGCGACAAGAAGGTCCGGTTCGCCAAGACGACTGGAGACGTCATCTGATGGCCGAGACCGCATACACCCCTCGTCTCAAGGACGATTACAACAGCCGCATCCGCGCCGTGATGACCGAGAAGTTCGGTTACACGAACCCGATGCAACTGCCCAAGCTCGACAAGATCGTGCTGAACATGGGTATCGGCGAAGCCGTGGCGGATTCGAAGAAGGCCAATGCGGCCCTCAAGGATCTGACGCAGATCGCCGGCCAGAAGGCGGTTCCGACCAAGGCCCGCAACTCCATCGCCGGCTTCAAGCTGCGCGAAGGCATGATCATCGGCGGCAAGGTCACCCTGCGCGGCGACCAGATGTACGAGTTCCTCGACCGTCTGATCACGATCGCCCTGCCGCGCGTGAAGGACTTCCGTGGCCTGAAGCCGACGTCGTTCGACGGTCGCGGCAACTACGCCATGGGCCTCAAGGAACACATCGTGTTCCCGGAGATCAACTACGACCAGATCGACCAGATGTGGGGCATGGACATCATCGTCTGCACCACGGCCAGGACCGACGACGAGGCACGCGCGCTTCTGACCGAGTTCAAGTTCCCGTTCGTGAAGAACTGAGCGGGAAGGGAAAAGCACAATGGCAAAGAAAAGCGCCGTAAACCGCAACGAAGCCGTCAAGGCCCTGGTTGCGAAGTATGCCGCGAAGCGGGCCGCCCTCAAGGCGACCGCCAACGACGAGAGCCTGCCTCTGGAAGAGCGTTTCGACGCCCGCCTGAAGCTGGCCGAGCTGCCGCGTAACTCGGCCGCCGTCCGGATCCGCAACCGCTGCGAAGTGACGGGCCGTCCGCGGGCCTTCTATCGCAAGCTCAAGATGAGCCGTATCGCCCTGCGTGAACTCGGCAACCTGGGACAGATCCCGGGCCTGACCAAGTCCAGCTGGTAAGGGGAGCGACACACCATGATGATCAACGATCCCCTGAGCGACATGATCGCTCGCATCCGCAACGCGCACATGCGCAAGCGGGCCAAGGTTCTGACGCCGGCTTCGCGCCTGCGCCAGCGCGTCCTCGACGTGCTCCAGGACGAAGGCTACATCCGTGGCTATTCGCTGGTTCAGAACCCCGGTGAATTCCCGCAGTTCGAGATCGAGCTCAAGTATTTCGATGGCCAGCCCGTCATCGCCGAGATCGCTCGCGTGTCCAAGCCGGGCCGCCGCGTCTATTCGGCGATCGGCGACCTGAAGCCGATCAAGAACGGCCTGGGCATCTCGATCCTTTCGACGTCCAAGGGCGTCATGTCGGACGCCAACGCCCGCGACGCCAACGTTGGCGGCGAAGTCCTCTGCAGGGTCTACTAAGATGTCCCGTATCGGAAAACGCACAATCGCCGTGCCGAAGGGCGTGACCATCACGCTCGACGGCCAGACCGTCACCGTCAAGGGACCCAAGGGCGAACGCTCCTGGACCGTGGCCGAAGAGATCGAAGTCAAGTTCGAGAACGACGAGATCAACCTGGTCGCCCGCAACGACTCGCAACGCGCCAGCGCGATGTGGGGCCTGTCGCGGACCCTGGTCGACAACATGGTCGTCGGCGTCACCGAAGGCTTCACGCGCAAGCTTGAACTCGTCGGCGTCGGTTACCGCGCTGCGCTGAAGGGCAACGACCTTTCGCTGCAACTCGGCTTCTCGCACGAGGTCGACATCAAGGCCCCCGAAGGCGTGACCTTCGCTGTGCCCAAGCAGACCGAGATCAATATCTCCGGCGCCGACAAGCAGGTCGTCGGCGAGCTGGCCGCCAACATTCGCAAGCTCCGGCCCCCCGAACCCTACAAGGGCAAGGGCGTGCGCTACTCGGGCGAAAAGGTCCGGCGCAAGGAAGGCAAGAAGAAGTAGGTCATGGCAACCACGCTCAAACAAAAAGCCGCTCGCCGCACCGAACGCAACCGCCGTCGCCTCAAGGCGATGGGCAACGGTCGCCTGCGTCTGTCCGTGCACCGCTCGGACAAGAACATCTCGGCCCAGATCATCGACGACCTCAAGGGCGTCACGGTCGCATCGGCCTCTTCGCTGGAAGGCGAGAGCGCCGGTCTGGCCAAGGGTGCCAAGGCCGAGACCGCAGCCGCCATCGGCAAGCTGGTCGCCGAACGTGCGATCAAGGCCGGCGTCACGGACGTCGTCTTCGATCGCGGCGGCTATATCTATCACGGACGGGTGAAGGCGCTGGCGGAAGCCGCGCGTGAAGCCGGCCTGAACTTCTAGGGATCGTCAGTATGGCCTCTCAACCCCAACGCGGACCCGGCGGCGGCAACGACCGCAACCGTCGCGACAACCGCAATGGCCCCGCCGTCGACGGTCCGGATTCGGACATCGTCGAAAAGCTGGTCCACATCAACCGCGTCGCCGCCACCGTGAAGGGTGGCCGTCGCTTCAGCTTCGCCGCCCTGATGGTCGTCGGTGACGGCAAGGGCCGCGTCGGCTTCGGTCACGGCAAGGCGCGTGAAGTGCCGGAAGCCATCCGCAAGGCGACCGAAGAAGCCAAGAAGACGATGATCCGCGTTCCGCTGCGCGAGAACCGCACCCTGCACCACGACGGCGCCGGCCGTTGGGGCGCTGGCAAGATCATGATGCGTGCGGCCCCTCCCGGGACCGGCGTGATCGCGGGTGGTCCGATGCGCGCGGTCCTGGAAACCCTCGGCGTCCATGACGTCGTGGCCAAGTCCACGGGCTCTTCGAACCCCTACAACATGATCCGTGCGACGTTCGAGGCGCTGAAAGTCCAGTCGTCGCCGCGTCAGGTCGCGTCCAAGCGTGGCAAGAAGGTCGCCGACCTGATGGGCCGCCGCAACGACGGTGCCTCGACCCCGGTCGAGACCGCCGAAGCCGTGGAGGGCTGATTATGGCTACCGTCACCGTCAAGCAGACCGGTTCGCCGATCCGCCGCAAGAACGACCAGCGCGCCACCCTGGTGGGCCTGGGTCTGAACCGCATGGGCCGCGAGTCCACGCTGGAAGACACCCCCTCGGTTCGCGGGATGATCGCCAAGGTCGCCCACCTGACCGAGATCGTCGAGAAGTAAGCCTTTTCCTCTCCAACAGGGGAGGCCAGGGCATTCGGTGAGGGCGGCTCGCGAGAGTCGCCTTTACTGCATTCCGGGGAGCCGCTATAGCGCGCGACCTTGAAGTTCCGGGTTCGGCTCATTTCGCCGTTCCCACCTGCGTTTAAACAGCCGAGTCATCGTCTCCGGGCGATGGCGCTAGCACCCGAAAGGATCAGGCACATGAAACTGAACGAAATTCGCGACAACGAAGGCGCGCACAAGAAGCGCATGCGGGTCGGCCGCGGCCCGGGTTCGGGCAAGGGCAAGACCGCCGGTCGTGGCGTCAAGGGCCAGAAGTCGCGTTCGGGCGTCGCCATCGGCGGCTTCGAAGGCGGCCAGATGCCGCTGTACATGCGCATGCCCAAGCGCGGCTTCAACAATCCCAACGCTCTGAAGCTGGCGGAACTGAACCTGTGGCGCCTGCAAGACGCCATCGACGCCGGCAAGCTGGACGCCTCGGGTGAGATCAAGGGCGACGCCCTGGTCGCTGCCGGCGTGATCCGCCGCGT
Encoded proteins:
- the rplE gene encoding 50S ribosomal protein L5 encodes the protein MAETAYTPRLKDDYNSRIRAVMTEKFGYTNPMQLPKLDKIVLNMGIGEAVADSKKANAALKDLTQIAGQKAVPTKARNSIAGFKLREGMIIGGKVTLRGDQMYEFLDRLITIALPRVKDFRGLKPTSFDGRGNYAMGLKEHIVFPEINYDQIDQMWGMDIIVCTTARTDDEARALLTEFKFPFVKN
- the rpsN gene encoding 30S ribosomal protein S14; the encoded protein is MAKKSAVNRNEAVKALVAKYAAKRAALKATANDESLPLEERFDARLKLAELPRNSAAVRIRNRCEVTGRPRAFYRKLKMSRIALRELGNLGQIPGLTKSSW
- the rpsH gene encoding 30S ribosomal protein S8, coding for MMINDPLSDMIARIRNAHMRKRAKVLTPASRLRQRVLDVLQDEGYIRGYSLVQNPGEFPQFEIELKYFDGQPVIAEIARVSKPGRRVYSAIGDLKPIKNGLGISILSTSKGVMSDANARDANVGGEVLCRVY
- the rplF gene encoding 50S ribosomal protein L6, producing MSRIGKRTIAVPKGVTITLDGQTVTVKGPKGERSWTVAEEIEVKFENDEINLVARNDSQRASAMWGLSRTLVDNMVVGVTEGFTRKLELVGVGYRAALKGNDLSLQLGFSHEVDIKAPEGVTFAVPKQTEINISGADKQVVGELAANIRKLRPPEPYKGKGVRYSGEKVRRKEGKKK
- the rplR gene encoding 50S ribosomal protein L18; the encoded protein is MATTLKQKAARRTERNRRRLKAMGNGRLRLSVHRSDKNISAQIIDDLKGVTVASASSLEGESAGLAKGAKAETAAAIGKLVAERAIKAGVTDVVFDRGGYIYHGRVKALAEAAREAGLNF
- the rpsE gene encoding 30S ribosomal protein S5 yields the protein MASQPQRGPGGGNDRNRRDNRNGPAVDGPDSDIVEKLVHINRVAATVKGGRRFSFAALMVVGDGKGRVGFGHGKAREVPEAIRKATEEAKKTMIRVPLRENRTLHHDGAGRWGAGKIMMRAAPPGTGVIAGGPMRAVLETLGVHDVVAKSTGSSNPYNMIRATFEALKVQSSPRQVASKRGKKVADLMGRRNDGASTPVETAEAVEG
- the rpmD gene encoding 50S ribosomal protein L30; the encoded protein is MATVTVKQTGSPIRRKNDQRATLVGLGLNRMGRESTLEDTPSVRGMIAKVAHLTEIVEK
- the rplO gene encoding 50S ribosomal protein L15; the encoded protein is MKLNEIRDNEGAHKKRMRVGRGPGSGKGKTAGRGVKGQKSRSGVAIGGFEGGQMPLYMRMPKRGFNNPNALKLAELNLWRLQDAIDAGKLDASGEIKGDALVAAGVIRRVKDGVRILGTGELKSAVNLVVWSASAGAIKAIEAAGGTVVQQRIAAEAKAAAAVEKRNAAKGKAPPAKAPRGDANKISARTTRTAAKA